A section of the Phaseolus vulgaris cultivar G19833 chromosome 8, P. vulgaris v2.0, whole genome shotgun sequence genome encodes:
- the LOC137824067 gene encoding probable NAD(P)H dehydrogenase (quinone) FQR1-like 3 isoform X2, whose translation MNSNWCINFCRYYSLYGHVDTMAREVLRGASAVEGVEATLWQVPEMLSDLILQKLKAPSKPNDVPDIRPEQLVEADGLIFGFPSRFGMMPSQLKAFFDATTGLWASQALAGKPAGIFWSTGFYGGGQELSALTTITQLAHHGMLFVPLGYTFGKGMFEMDEVKGGSPYGAGTFAGDGSRQPTELELQQAFYQGKYLAEVTKKLKG comes from the exons ATGAACTCTAATTGGTGCATCAATTTTTGCAGGTATTACTCCTTGTATGGACATGTGGACACCATGGCAAGAGAAGTTCTCAGAGGGGCTTCAGCAGTTGAAGGTGTTGAAGCAACACTCTGGCAG GTACCCGAGATGCTTTCTGATCTAATATTGCAGAAGTTGAAAGCCCCTTCTAAACCAAATGATGTGCCAGATATAAGGCCAGAACAACTTGTAGAGGCTGATGGTTTGATATTTGGTTTTCCTTCTCGTTTTGGCATGATGCCTAGCCAGCTCAAGGCCTTCTTTGATGCTACTACTGGGCTATGGGCATCCCAAGCACTGGCTGGCAAACCTGCTGGAATCTTCTGGAGTACTGGTTTTTATGGTGGAGGTCAAGAACTGTCAGC ATTGACAACAATAACTCAATTAGCTCATCATGGTATGCTTTTTGTTCCTCTTGGATATACTTTTGGAAAAGGCATGTTTGAGATGGATGAAGTGAAAGGAGGGTCCCCATATGGTGCTGGAACTTTTGCAGGAGATGGATCTCGTCAACCCACTGAACTAGAACTGCAACAAGCCTTTTACCAGGGTAAATACCTTGCTGAAGTAACAAAAAAGCTAAAAGGCTAA
- the LOC137824067 gene encoding probable NAD(P)H dehydrogenase (quinone) FQR1-like 3 isoform X1, which translates to MAVTKVYIVYYSLYGHVDTMAREVLRGASAVEGVEATLWQVPEMLSDLILQKLKAPSKPNDVPDIRPEQLVEADGLIFGFPSRFGMMPSQLKAFFDATTGLWASQALAGKPAGIFWSTGFYGGGQELSALTTITQLAHHGMLFVPLGYTFGKGMFEMDEVKGGSPYGAGTFAGDGSRQPTELELQQAFYQGKYLAEVTKKLKG; encoded by the exons ATGGCTGTCACTAAGGTCTACATTGT GTATTACTCCTTGTATGGACATGTGGACACCATGGCAAGAGAAGTTCTCAGAGGGGCTTCAGCAGTTGAAGGTGTTGAAGCAACACTCTGGCAG GTACCCGAGATGCTTTCTGATCTAATATTGCAGAAGTTGAAAGCCCCTTCTAAACCAAATGATGTGCCAGATATAAGGCCAGAACAACTTGTAGAGGCTGATGGTTTGATATTTGGTTTTCCTTCTCGTTTTGGCATGATGCCTAGCCAGCTCAAGGCCTTCTTTGATGCTACTACTGGGCTATGGGCATCCCAAGCACTGGCTGGCAAACCTGCTGGAATCTTCTGGAGTACTGGTTTTTATGGTGGAGGTCAAGAACTGTCAGC ATTGACAACAATAACTCAATTAGCTCATCATGGTATGCTTTTTGTTCCTCTTGGATATACTTTTGGAAAAGGCATGTTTGAGATGGATGAAGTGAAAGGAGGGTCCCCATATGGTGCTGGAACTTTTGCAGGAGATGGATCTCGTCAACCCACTGAACTAGAACTGCAACAAGCCTTTTACCAGGGTAAATACCTTGCTGAAGTAACAAAAAAGCTAAAAGGCTAA
- the LOC137824068 gene encoding ATP-dependent zinc metalloprotease FTSH 9, chloroplastic-like, giving the protein MSALEYLYLSPLTYTKVFLNSHNWRKPSTPFRHNTCRFVPNSAPVRVPGVWRDSGRFDLWRMRKVHGGAARASGGQEGDSGEKSGDGQGVDKGSTGSGSNRRREKQGKGWWWWLGSKSGKWRWQPIVQAQEVGVLLLQLGIVVFVMRLLRPGIPLPGSEPRAATSFVSVPYSDFLSKINGDQVQKVEVDGVHIMFKLKSDVDGSEVTAATPLESESLVKSVAPTKKIVYTTTRPSDIRTPYEKMMENEVEFGSPDKRSGGLFNSALIALFYCALLAGLLHRFPISFSQHSAGQIRNRKSGTSAGTKSSEQGTSETITFADVAGVDEAKEELEEIVEFLRNPDRYIRLGARPPRGVLLVGLPGTGKTLLAKAVAGEADVPFISCSASEFVELYVGMGASRVRDLFARAKKEAPSIIFIDEIDAVAKSRDGKFRIVSNDEREQTLNQLLTEMDGFDSNSAVIVLGATNRADVLDPALRRPGRFDRVVTVETPDRIGREAILKVHASKKELPLAKDVDLGAVACMTTGFTGADLANLVNEAALLAGRQNKIIVEKIDFIHAVERSIAGIEKKTAKLKGSEKAVVARHEVGHAVVGTAVASLLPGQPRVEKLSILPRSGGALGFTYIPPTNEDRYLLFIDELRGRLVTLLGGRAAEEVVYSGRVSTGALDDIRRATDMAYKAIAEYGLNQTIGPVSIATLSNGGMDESGGAVPWGRDQGHLVDLVQREVKALLQSALEVSLSIVRANPTVLEGLGAHLEEKEKVEGEELQKWLRLVVAPAELAIFIEGKQGSLLPMQTGS; this is encoded by the exons ATGTCGGCGTTGGAGTATCTCTATCTCTCTCCCTTAACGTACACCAAAGTTTTCCTCAATTCGCATAACTGGCGCAAACCCTCCACGCCGTTCAGGCATAACACGTGTCGTTTTGTCCCCAATTCAGCTCCTGTTAGGGTTCCGGGGGTATGGAGGGATTCCGGGAGGTTCGATTTGTGGAGGATGCGGAAGGTTCACGGGGGCGCAGCCAGGGCGAGCGGTGGGCAAGAGGGGGATTCCGGCGAGAAGAGCGGGGATGGTCAGGGGGTGGATAAGGGTTCGACCGGGTCCGGTTCGAACCGAAGGAGGGAGAAGCAAGGGAAGGGTTGGTGGTGGTGGTTGGGTTCGAAGAGTGGGAAGTGGCGGTGGCAACCCATTGTGCAGGCTCAGGAAGTTGGAGTGTTGTTGTTGCAGTTGGGGATTGTGGTTTTCGTGATGCGGTTGCTCAGGCCAGGGATTCCCTTACCTGGCTCCGAACCGAGGGCTGCGACGTCGTTTGTGAGCGTGCCTTACAGCGACTTTTTGAGCAAGATTAATGGTGATCAGGTGCAGAAGGTGGAGGTTGACGGGGTCCACATCATGTTCAAGTTGAAGTCTGACGTGGATGGTTCCGAAGTTACTGCTGCTACTCCTTTGGAGTCAGAGTCATTGGTTAAGAGTGTTGCTCCTACGAAGAAGATTGTTTACACTACCACTAGGCCTAGTGATATAAGGACCCCTTATGAGAAGATGATGGAAAATGAGGTGGAGTTCGGTTCCCCGGATAAGAGGTCTGGTGGTTTATTCAACTCTGCTTTG ATAGCCTTGTTTTATTGTGCTCTGCTCGCAGGGCTGCTCCATCGATTCCCTATTAGTTTTTCTCAG CATTCTGCTGGTCAGATTAGGAATCGTAAGTCAGGAACTTCTGCTGGTACAAAGTCATCTGAACAAGGTACAAGTGAAACAATCACATTCGCTGATGTTGCTGGTGTTGATGAGGCTAAGGAGGAGCTAGAAGAGATTGTG GAATTTCTTCGCAATCCTGACAGATATATACGACTTGGAGCTCGTCCTCCTCGCGGTGTTCTCTTG GTGGGTCTTCCTGGGACAGGTAAGACTTTACTAGCGAAGGCTGTGGCAGGGGAAGCTGATGTGCCATTTATTAGTTGTTCTGCTAGTGAGTTTGTAGAGTTATATGTTGGTATGGGTGCTTCCCGTGTGAGAGATCTCTTTGCAAGGGCAAAGAAAGAAGCACCATCCATAATATTTATTGACGAg ATAGATGCTGTGGCTAAAAGTCGTGATGGTAAATTTCGCATTGTCAGCAATGATGAACGAGAACAAACCTTGAACCAGCTGCTCACT GAGATGGATGGTTTTGACAGCAATTCTGCAGTCATTGTTCTTGGAGCAACTAATCGTGCTGATGTCTTAGACCCTGCACTCCGAAGGCCCGGAAGATTTGATCGAGTAGTTACG GTGGAAACACCTGATAGGATTGGAAGAGAAGCTATCCTTAAAGTTCATGCTTCCAAGAAAGAACTTCCTTTAGCTAAGGATGTTGACCTTGGTGCCGTTGCTTGTATGACCACTGGTTTTACAGG AGCGGATCTTGCAAACCTAGTAAATGAGGCTGCTTTATTGGCGggaagacaaaacaaaattattgtgGAGAAAATTGATTTCATTCATGCTGTTGAAAGATCAATAGCA GGCATAGAGAAGAAGACTGCTAAGTTGAAAGGAAGTGAGAAGGCTGTAGTTGCACGACATGAAGTTGGTCATGCTGTAGTAGGTACTGCAGTTGCAAGCCTTCTTCCTGGACAGCCACGTGTTGAG AAACTAAGCATATTGCCTAGATCAGGAGGGGCTTTGGGATTCACTTACATTCCTCCAACAAATGAGGACAGATACTTGCTTTTCATTGATGAGTTGCGCGGCCGTTTGGTTACCTTACTCGGAGGACGCGCTGCAGAAGAAGTTGTTTATTCAGGTCGAGTGTCAACAGGTGCACTCGATGACATACGGCGAGCAACTGATATGGCATACAAAGCTATTGCTGAATATGGTCTTAATCAGACAATAGGTCCTGTGTCAATTGCCACCCTTTCTAATGGTGGAATGGATGAATCTGGCGGAGCAGTTCCTTGGGGAAGGGATCAG GGACACCTTGTTGATCTTGTTCAAAGAGAGGTGAAAGCATTGCTGCAGTCTGCGTTGGAAGTATCACTTTCCATTGTGCGAGCTAATCCTACTGTTTTGGAGGGTCTAGGTGCTCATTTAGAAG AAAAAGAGAAAGTAGAGGGTGAAGAGTTACAGAAGTGGTTAAGATTGGTGGTTGCACCGGCAGAGCTTGCAATCTTCATAGAAGGCAAGCAAGGGTCTCTCCTCCCAATGCAGACAGGTTCATGA
- the LOC137825437 gene encoding josephin-like protein, translated as MKNSEVYHERQKLQFCLVHSLNSLFQQKDAFTREKLNGISERLALEDSSTETWTPFSVLFKPHHNVFTGNYDINVLIAALEEKGKSVVWHDRRKGASCIDLDAPVLMGIVINVSVTRFGGIWKSRHWIALRKIDGVWFNLDSDLPAPLPFHDAHKVREFLDFTLAQGGEILIVLNEKQSWILILNERSYQIALVNSHLQKQESYKCLFLTHIRNSSSHNSHLSKDSASKVFSPTILSTIYNIIIVLSPNAIIIPTGISNRMSHSGYINEKTGLSLRQNSSRKSSRNGQVKSCMFRIPWQSETSPVELVKDLAERVTNALRLISPRKSLHRGSSSLTRSKSAGSSVDSHRTAAVEDCIEFIHSSFSRSNSSTTAPRQDSIQAP; from the exons ATGAAGAATTCCGAAGTGTATCACGAAAGGCAAAAATTACAGTTCTGTCTTGTTCATTCTCTCAACTCCCTCTTTCAG CAAAAGGATGCTTTCACTCGAGAAAAATTGAATGGAATTTCTGAAAGGCTCGCACTTGAAGATTCCAGCACAGAAACGTGGACACCGTTCTCTGTTCTATTCAAACCCCATCACAATGTTTTCACTGGAAACTATGATATAAATGTTCTAATTGCGGCTTTGGAAGAGAAAGGAAAGAGTGTGGTGTGGCATGATCGTAGAAAGGGGGCATCTTGCATTGATCTCGATGCACCTGTTTTGATGGGGATTGTGATCAATGTGTCAGTGACTAGGTTTGGTGGGATTTGGAAAAGTAGGCACTGGATTGCATTGAGGAAGATTGATGGGGTTTGGTTTAACTTGGACAGTGACCTTCCTGCCCCTCTACCTTTTCATGATGCACATAAAGTAAGGGAGTTCTTGGATTTTACATTGGCACAAGGAGGGGAGATTTTGATCGTCTTGAATGAGAAACAGTCTTG GATTTTGATTCTTAATGAAAGAAGTTATCAAATAGCACTGGTTAATAGCCATCTTCA AAAGCAAGAGTCCTATAAATGCTTGTTCCTCACTCACATAAGAAACTCCTCATCTCACAATTCCCACCTCTCTAAGGATTCTGCTTCCAAAGTCTTCTCCCCTACAATCCTTTCAACTATCTACAACATCATCATTGTTCTCTCTCCTAATGCTATCATCATTCCAACAGGAATAAGCAACAGAATGAGTCACagtggctacatcaatgaaaaAACAGGCTTGTCCTTGAGGCAGAATTCCAGCAGGAAATCAAGTAGAAATGGGCAAGTGAAGAGTTGCATGTTCAGGATTCCTTGGCAGTCTGAGACCTCTCCCGTTGAACTTGTGAAGGATCTTGCAGAAAGAGTAACTAATGCTCTACGCTTGATCTCTCCAAGGAAATCTTTACACCGAGGCTCTTCTTCCCTAACAAGATCAAAATCAGCAGGCTCCTCTGTTGATTCTCATAGAACTGCTGCTGTTGAGGACTGCATTGAGTTCATCCACTCTTCCTTTTCAAGATCAAACTCCTCAACCACAGCACCCCGCCAAGATTCTATACAAGCTCCTTGA